The nucleotide window AAAGTGAGATCGCCGATGTCTTGATGTATGCAATGTCGATCTGTATTGACCAGGGATGGGATGTTGACGAAGTGATCCGGGAGAAGTTTGCCGATGTGCGCCGCCGCTACCTTTAAGAATCAGTCATTGTATGTCCATATTCCTTTTTGTCAGGGGATTTGTGCATACTGTGATTTTACCCGTGTACGTTATCATGCCGGGCTGGCGGATCAGTATTTAACACAGTTAGCCAACGAGCTAAAGCAGCGGGTGCCGCGTCAGGCGATGGAAACCGTCTATATCGGCGGCGGAACGCCGACCGCTTTGTCCCTGAATCAGCTGCGACGGCTGCTGGACATGCTGAAACCGTACACGGAAGGCGCCTTGGAAGTGACGATCGAAGCTAATCCCGAGGCGATAAAGCCGGAACTGATTGACATTCTGTTAACCGGAGGGGTCAATCGAATATCCCTCGGTCTGCAGTCCTGTGACGATCAAATTCTAAAACAGATTGGTCGCCATCATACTTTTGATCAGGCCCGTCAGGCAATCCGGTTGCTGCAGCAGGCAGGTTTAACCAATATATCCTGTGATCTGATTTACAGTCTGCCGGGACAGACGAGGGAACAATGGACGGCAACGCTGCAGGGCGTATTATCCTTAAATATCCCGCATTGCTCGCTGTACTCGCTGACGATTGAGGAACACAGTGAATTTGGCCGGACAGGGAAACAACCGTTGGATGAGGATACCGAAGCAAGCATGTATTTTGAAGCTGTGCAAGTTTTGAAACAGGCGGGCTATCAGCATTATGAAATCTCGAATTTTGCCCTTGCCGGTTATGCTTCCAGGCACAATTTGCATTATTGGCAGTACGATGATTTCTATGGTGTTGGTCTGGGTGCCAGCGGCAAACTGAGTGCCTACAGATATGACAATACCCGTAATTTTCAGGACTATTTCAAGGGTCAGTGGATCGCGGAGAAGATTGAGCTGACGCGCGAAGATCAGATGTTCGAGATGGTGATGATGAATCTGCGCACGGCTGCGGGTTTATCCTTAATCGAGTTTGAGCGGATTTTTCAAATGCCGGTGACTTCCGTCTATCCCCAAGCAATCCAAAACGGTCTTTGCCGAGGTTGGCTGCATCTGGATGAGGAACATTTAGCGGCGACGGACAGCGGAATGGCGCTGTTAAATACTATATTGGAGGAGTTTCTGGATTAAGAAATTCCTTTTTTATTTCAAAAAAGACCTTCGGAATAGGCCGAAGGTCAAACAGAATATTATTTTGTGTAATGCTTGATGATGGCCTGAGTTCCCAGGTCTCCCTCTCCCTCATCCTGCATTTGTTCGTACATGGACAGCACAATATCCAGAACCGGTAGCTCCACATTCTGCGCTGCGGCCGCTTCTTTTGCCAGTCGCATGTCTTTAATAAAATGCTTGATAAAGAAGCCTGGGTTATAATCCTGCTGCAGCATTTTAACGCCGTTGTTGCTCATCTGCCAGCTGCCGGCCGCGCCTTTGCTGATGGCGCCGAGCAGTTTCTCCGGATCCAAGCCGTTGACCTTCGCATAGACGATTGCTTCCGCAACGGCGCTGACCGTGCCGGCAATTGCAATTTGATTAGCCATTTTAGTATGTTGACCGCTGCCGGCAGGTCCCATGAGAAGAATGGATTTTCCCATCTTATTAAAATAAGGCAGACAGGCATTGAAATCAGCTTCATCACCACCGACCATGATCGACAAGGTTCCCGCGGCAGCTCCGCTGTCACCGCCGGAAACCGGCGCATCCAAAACGCGGATCTGATGCTGCTGTCCTAATGTGTGCAGCTGGACGGCCAGGGATGGGGAGGAGGTCGTCATATCGACGGCAATGGCTCCCGGTTTGGCAGTCTCGAAGATTTCGCTGTAAACTTCCTCAACGTCTTTTGGAAAACCAACAATCGTGAAGATGAAGTCAGCATCCTTTACCGCTTCGGCGACTGTCTGGGCCACCTGTGCTCCTTTTTCTCTTAATGCTTCGGCCTTCGCTGCTGTACGATTGTAAACCGTTACTTCATCACCTTGATTTAACAGATGGGAAACCATGGATTTGCCCATGACTCCCGTTCCGATCCATGCTATTTTACTCATTGTATCACCTCTGGCTTTATTATACGCGCCCCTGCGGACAGCTTCAAGAAAACAATGATCTGCGCATGCAGGACTTTACTGAAATAAGTGCTGAATTACATGCTGATTGGTTATCTGAAATTGATTTCAATAACTAAGTGCTTTATAATAAGGATAATCTTAAAAACTCTGCGGGACTGCCGCAGCAGACGGCTGTTTTCGGTTTGCTGTGGATAAGCGCAGTAAATGAAATCAAAGAAACGATGGGGGAGGCGGAACCATGAAACTGACTAAACGATCAAGCGGTTTGATGCTTTTGGCCAGTTTGGTTTTTGTGGGGACGATCTGCGGTATTTTTGTTGATCAGCAGCGCCGGATGCGGCAGGAATTTAATACCTTGATCCTGGAAAATCTTGCCTCCTATTCAGCGAGTCAGCGGCGGCAGTTCCATGGCATAGTTACCGATGCCGGACATACCTTAAAAAGCATTGCGGGCGTGCTGAGCGCCGTGGAAGTGTCTGCCGAAGAACCGTGGCTGGATACTTATTTGGCTACGATGAATGAAGGCAATCGGTATTATGAAATTCAATACAGTACAGAAAACGAAATTGATCAATGGATACAGCAGGGTGCAGAAGCGTCGACAGCCTTTTGGCAAGAGGTTCAGACTCAGGCTGAAGTGACACTGGGTTTTTTGCAGATGGAGGATCAAGTTTATTTTCTGATCGCTCAGCCGATATTGCGCCAGGGTTCACATGAGGGCGCTTTGTGGACCCGGCTTGAAGCTTCAACCTTGCCTACTTTAGCCATGAATAGTCCAGTGTTTAAAAAAGTTACAGCTTTGGTTGTAAAGCCGGAAGGAACGATTCTGTATTCCAGCAATGTTGATTTTCCCTCGACTGGAAATCTTCTGACATCTCTGTCTTCCCTTTCCCTGCCTGCCGATTTTATTCAGACGATGAAGGAATTGTTAGACCAGCCAAAGGGAGAGGCTTGCTATTTCCAGGCCGAAGGACGGCAGTTTTTCTATTCTGTCTCGCCGCTGGCAAAGGATTGGGTACTCATTAATTTTGTTCAGACACCGGATGTGTTGATCCGTTCTGATCACATTCTCAATAGCGTCTTGATTTCCGGGGTTATTTTGATTGCGGCAACCTTGCTGCTGTGCCTGAGTTTAGTAAGCGTGCTGTTTCGCAAACGCAGACAGCTTGATCTGGACCAGCAGCGCTATACAATGCTGGCTCAGTTTCTGGATACGATTTTATTTGAGTATGATCTGAATCAAGATAAGATTGAGTTTACGTCCAATGCCGATGTCCATTTTGGTCAGGATAAGCGCGTGATCAGACAGGTTTCAAAGAATCCGGAAATTAAGGCTTTGATTCATCTTGAAGATTTTCCGCCCCGCCGGCGATATTCCTTACAGCAGCTAACTGAAATGCAGGAACAGATCTTTACTGCATCGGTAGGGCTGCGCGTGAAAGATGGGTCATTCCGCCAGTTTGCCTGTCAATATAAGTGGGTATTCAGCGAGGGTGAACTCGTTAAAATGATCGGCAAATTGACCGATATCACGGGTCACTACAGCCGCGAACAACAGCTTTTAAAGCAGGCGCAGCGTGATGTTTTGACCCAGCTTTATAACAAGGCTGGAGAAGACGCGATCGAAGCTCAGCTGAAGCAGGATCCGCGGGGAATTCTGATTATGGCGGACCTGGATAATTTTAAGGAAATTAATGATCGGTATGGCCACGCCGCCGGTGATCAGGTTCTGAAAGCTTTTGCGGATATTCTGAAGCGTCTGTTTCGAAGTGAGGATATTTTGATGCGTACGGGCGGAGATGAGTTTATCATGTTTATCCATGGTCTTCAGGAACCAGGTTTGGGAAAACAGAAAGCCCGGCAGATATTGGATCAGGTTCAGCAGCTGCACTTTGAATCGCTGCCGGATCTTCAGCTGACGGCCAGTCTGGGCGTTGCCCGCAGCCCTGGGGCCGGAACGAGCGCCAGGGCGCTGATTGAAAGCGCAGATCAAGCCATGTATGCATCTAAAGAGAAAGGGAAAGGGAATGTCACGGATTATGCGGAAATGAATGAAAACTGCGATAAATAATCCTTGAATAAGCAGCTTTGCTGTGCTATGATTAACACGCTGTTGAACTGGGATGCGCGATGACTCCGTCGGCACACGCGGTTCATCAGGTCTTAACGATATAGGAGGAAAACACATGTTAAGTAAAGCAGAAAAGACTGCAATCATCAAAGAATACGCTCGTTTTGAAGGTGACACAGGTTCCGTTGAGGTTCAGGTTGCCGTTCTGACAGCGCAGATCAACCGCCTGACAGAGCATTTAAAGGAACACAAGAAAGACTACCATTCAACACGGGGTCTGATGATGATGGTTGGCCGCAGAAGAAAGTTCTTAGCTTACCTGCGTGATACGGATATCAACCGTTACCGTGAACTGATTCAGCGCTTAGGTCTGAGAAAATAACTGAAAAAGCAGCGTTATCGCTGTTTTTTTATTGGGTAAAAAGAAAAGAGCGGCTTCGCAGATCAAATTCTGCTTTTCGCTCTTTTCTTTGGTTAGCGAGTCAGGCGGCAGCCTGATGAGAATGTTTGTGATGAGAAGAATGCAGATTCTCCTTCGGGATGGAACCGGAAAGAATCAAAGACGTCTTGGCGCACAGCGGACCGATGATTTCATAGAGAATCGCTGTCGACAGAATTACGGTGGATAACAACGTTCCATATTCACCCGGAAGAATTCGCTGGCCTAACGCGGCTAAGCCAATCGCAACCCCGGCGGAAGGAACCAACGCTAAACCAAAATAATTGCGGGTCGTCGCTGGGGCCTGAATCAAGGAACAGCCGATCCATGAGCCAGCCAGTTTGCCGACGATACGGAAGAAGAAGAATCCCAAACCAATCAAACCGACATAGCGCAGTGCCGGAATGTTGAGGTTCATGCCGCTGACGACAAAGAAGATCGTCATAATCGGCGGCGTGAAGCTGCTGACCTGATCAAACAGCTGGATATCCTTGGACAAATTCAGATAGGCAGCGCCCATTGCCATGCAGCATAATAATGGTGAAACATCCAAAGCTGTGCACAAAGCGCTCATGATCAGAATCATCGAAACAGCGATGATCAGGCGGTTGTCATCCGAACGTTTTTCCGTAATCATCTTATGCATGATAAAGCCGCAGCCAATACCCATCGCAACCGCCATACCGTTGGTTAAAATCGGTTCGATGAAGACCATGATATTCATCGCAGAATGCTGCACTAGCGCCTCAGCGATCGCCGCGCAGACACTGAATGCCAGAATTGAAACGGCATCATCGAGCGCTACGACCTGCAGAATCAGATTGACGAAATCACCCTTGGCTTGATACTGCCGGATGGTCATGATCGTCGATGCGGGTGCGGTAGCCGAACCGATGGCTCCCAAAAGTAAGGCAAAGGCTAAGGGCTGACGGAAGATCACGATCATGACGAAGATGATAACCACCGCGGCAATCAGCGCCTCACAGCAGGTCAGGATTAAAATGTTGATGCCGTTGCGCTTCAGTTCATGAAACAGAAAGTAACGGCCGACACCGAAAGCGATAAAACCCAGGGCAACATCAGTGACAAAACCGAGGCTGCTGATGACGCCGATGGGGATCACCTTGAAACAGAACGGTCCCAGCAGCACGCCGGTCAAAATATAAGCTGTCACATTGGGCAGCTTCAGCAGCTTGGTGATGCGGGTTAATAAGAACCCGCTCAGTAAGATAATGGCCAGACACAAACCCAATTCAGAATTGGGCTGTAAATTTAATGAACTTAACATCGTTTGATTTCCCCCTTGTCGTTTCCTACTTGATTATATGGACCAAAGAGGATAAAATCAAATTATGAATATTTTGCGTATTATAAAAATATTTAATAATAGGAGGATGCCCTGATGATTGATCCCAAGATTAGAACGCTCTTAGCCCTGGTGGAATGCGGCAATTATACCAAAACTGCAAAACAGCTGTCATTGACGCAGCCGGCGATTACCCACCATATCAAACTGCTGGAGGAAGAGTTCGGCATTAAAATCTTTTATAAAAACCGCCGTCAGCTCGTGCCGACTCCGGAAGGGGAGGTGCTGATTAAGTATGCACGGCGGGCTTACGCGCTTTCTGAGAATCTGCGGCAGGCATTAAGCGATGTCCGCAGTCAGGTAAAAAGCCTGACGCTGGCGATTACGCCGACCGCCCAGAACAATATCGTACCGCATTTGTTTGCCAAATACTGCAACGAACATCCCAACGTGCATATCAATATTATTACGGATAACATAAATAATATTTATAGTAAGCTCAAGATGTACGAAGCTGATCTGGCCATTATCGAGGGTAATATCACGGCACCGCACTTTACTTCCATCCTGCTGGATACTGATTCGTTGTGCGCAGCGGTATCCGTGAATCATCCGCTGGCGAAGAAACAGAGTGTCTCGCTGCGTGAGCTGCAGCACGAAAACTTTATTCTCCGTTCACAAAGCGCCGGTACCCGCAGTTTATTTGAAAGTCATTTGATCTCACAGAATTTAAGCATTCATGATTTTAATGTGATCATGGAAATTGACAGTGTCGTGGTAATTAAAGAGTTGGTCGCTTCCAATATGGGAGTCACGATTATCTCGAAAAACGCCTGCCGCAGCGAGGTGCAGAAGAAAAAGCTGGTGACTTTGCCGATTGAAAACATGACGATGGTGCGGGAAATCAACATGGTGTATTATCGGGAATTCCGGCATCCGGAAATTCTGCGCGACATTCAGGCCATCTATACCTCAACTTTGGAATCCTGAGTCAGAAAGTCAATTAAGAGTGCGGTGGGCGCGGAGAGCGGCCGTTTTTTCGGCCAGATCAGACAGGTTTGGGTGACTAAGCGGGGACAGTCAAGCGGCTTGACATGCATCGTTGAAAGATCGATAAAACCGGCGGAGGAATAGGGAACAATCGCCAGACCGAGGCCAGCCTGCGCCCATTGAATCGAGGTTCGGGCGTCATCATTCAGACAGCGTGGGGAAGGCAGAAAGCCTTCCTTTTCGCATTCTTCACTGAGCAGTGCGGCAAAGCGGCGGTAATAGATCAGAGGCTGATCTTTCAGCTGACGAATGGATATTTGATCTTGGGGGAAACAATCCAGCTCGCTTCGCATGACCACGGCCAGCGGATCGGCGTCCAGTTTCAGTACATGGACTGAAGGATCATGAAACGGCGTGCGTACGATTGCCGCTTCCACCAGCCCGGCTGCCAGCTTGTTCAGCTGTTCAAAGGTATTGCCTTCGTCGATCTGATAGCGCATTTTTGGATGCAGAGCGGCGAAACGAAATAGCCGCGGGTATAATAAGGAGGCCGCTGAGGAGGATACCGCTCCCAAGCGCAGGACGCCCGCCTGCCCTTGAGCGTAAGCACTGATTTCCCGCCGGGTATCCTCACTTAGCGCCAGAATATCCTGGGACCGCTGATAAAATCGTTCTCCGGCTGCGGTCAGCTGAATTCGCCGTGCGCCGCGGTAAAACAGGGGTGTGCCCAGCTCCTGTTCCAGCTGTTTCATGGCTACGCTTAAAGGCGGCTGGGATAAATTCAATGCGTTGGCAGCCTGCAGAATGCTGCCCTGTTGTACGACGGTGACAAAGTATTCAAGCTGACGCAGTTCCATATTCATCCTCCTATATGTTTTGCATATACTTTATATAGTAAATCAATATTTTTTCTATAGCAAGAGTGCTGATATAATAATTAAGTCTGAAAGGGAGAAAAATTTATGAAAACGATTGTTTCCTATTTTCGATATTTTAAGAAAGAACTGATTTTCGGTCCGGTATTTAAACTGGCAGAAGCCATCTTTGAGCTGCTCGTCCCCTTGGTTATGGCACAGATCATTGACATTGGCATTGCCCAGAAGGATTTGACTTACATTCTGCAGCGGGGCGGTATTATCGTGATTTTTGCGTTGGTGGGGATTGTCTGTTCCGCAACATGTCAGTATTATGCTGCACGCTGTTCGCAGGGGATGGGAACGGTCCTGCGCAAAAGCGTCTATCACAAGATCAATCAACTCTCAGCCCAACAAGTCAGTCAATTTTCTTCCTCTTCGCTGATCACCCGGTTGACTAATGACGTCAATCAAGTCCAGCAGGCTGTCGCGATGTTGATTCGTTTGGCCATCCGCGCGCCGTTTCTGGTGATCGGATCGCTGGCGATGGCGATGATGATTGACCGCCAACTGGCGCTGATTTTCCTCGCCGTCATTCTAGTAATCGCCGTGGTTCTAGGTGTGCTGATGACCTGTTCTTCTCATTTTTTTAAGGCTGTGCAGCGGCAGCTGGACCGTATCTCACAGATCAGCCAGGAAAATCTGGAAGGCCAGCGTGTCATCCGCGCCTTTTCCCGGCAGAAGCTGGAGACAGAGCGGTTTGATCAGGCAGCTCAGGCAAGTTATCATGCTTCGATGCGGGTCGGCTGGATCAGCGGTCTGTTCAATCCGGCCACGCAGATCGTGATCAATTTGGGAATTGTCGTCTTGTTGTACTGCGGCAGTTTTCAGATTAACAGCGGAGCACTCAGCCAGGGCAATCTCGTCGCTCTGGTCAACTACATGACGCAGATGTTTCTGGCTTTGGTTGTGCTGGCCAACTTATTTGTGATCTTCACCAAAGCTGCGGCCTCGGCTAGCCGGATTGAAGCTGTATTAAAAACGGAAGCTCAGATTGTCGGCGGAACCTCCGTCTTCACCGAAACGGAAGATCCACTGTTGGAATTGGAGGAGGTCAGCTTTGGCTACAGCGAAGGTGAAAGTGCGGTCGAAGGGATCAGCTTCACAATTCACGCCGGTCAGACGATCGGACTGATCGGCGGCACGGGCTGCGGCAAAAGTACGATTGTGCAGCTGCTGCCGCGTTTAATTGATCCAACTTCGGGCATCATTCGTTTCTGCGGAAAACCGCTTCAGATGTATTCGTTGGCGGATTTACGGAAGCAGATCCGGATCGTACCGCAGAAAGCCGTGCTGTTTTCCGGAACGATCCGTGAGAATCTGCGCTGGGGTAATGAAACAGCCAGTGATGAGCAGCTGTGGCAGGCGCTGGAACTCGCCCAGGTCAAAACTTTTGTGGAAGCGATGGAGCAGGGGTTAGATACGATGCTGGTCCAGGGCGGCAAAAACTGTTCCGGCGGGCAGCGTCAGCGTTTGTGCATCGCACGGGCCTTAGTCGGCCAGCCGCAGCTGTTGGTATTGGATGACAGCACCAGCGCGCTGGATTATCAAACCGACGCCCGGCTGCGGAGTGGTTTAAAGACCTTATCTGGTTCACAAGCCGTTTTGATCGTTTCCCAGCGGATTGCTTCCATTCGGCATGCGGACCGCATTCTCGTCATGGATCAAGGCCGTCTGGTGGGCCAGGGTACACATGAAGAATTGCTTGAAAACTGCAAGTTCTATCAGGAAATTGTTCGTTCACAGACAAGGGAGGATCAGCGATGAGACAGACAGAGCTGCTGCGGCGTTTACTGCATTACGTCCGGCCTTACGGGCTGCTTTTGGCAGCTGCGTTAGGCTTTGCGTTATTTCAGGTTGCGATGACCTTAAGTGCTCCGGTACTGATCGGTCAGGCTGTCGATGCGATGGTGGCCGCCGGTCAAGTTGATTTTGGGCAGGTCGGACATATCCTGTTTCGCTTAGCGCTCATTGTCATTCTGGCGGCTGTCTTTCAGTGGCTGATGACGCTGTGCACCAATGCCTGCTGCTATCGGACGGTGCGGGATCTGCGCGTTCAATGCTTCCGGCAGTTTCATGCGCTGCCGCTGGCGACGCTGGACGGCACGCAGCAGGGGGATTTCATGAATACGTTGGTCAATGACATCGATGTGATAACCGATGGCCTGCTGCAGGGATTTACCCAGCTGTTTACCGGAGTAATCACGATCGTGGGGACGCTGGGTTTTATGCTTTCAATCCACCCTATGATTACGCTGGCGGTTGTTTTGATCACTCCATTGTCCTTGGGGGTAGCCTCCTTGATCGCTTCCCGCAGTTCCCGGCTGTTTAAGCAGCAGGCCAGGATTAAGGGAGAACTGTCCGGGTTTGCGCAGGAGCGGATTCACGGCCAGAGCCTGGTTGCTGCCTATAATCAGCAGACCGCCTCAGAAGCGGCGTTTGATGAAATCAATGAGCGCCTCAATCATGTGGGAACGCAGGTTCAGTTTATTTCCTCTCTGACCAATCCCTGCACCCGTTTTGTCAATAATTTGGCCTATGCGGCAGTTGGGATCATCGGGGCACTGACAGCGCTTGAAGGTGGGA belongs to Holdemania massiliensis and includes:
- the hemW gene encoding radical SAM family heme chaperone HemW, whose amino-acid sequence is MCAAATFKNQSLYVHIPFCQGICAYCDFTRVRYHAGLADQYLTQLANELKQRVPRQAMETVYIGGGTPTALSLNQLRRLLDMLKPYTEGALEVTIEANPEAIKPELIDILLTGGVNRISLGLQSCDDQILKQIGRHHTFDQARQAIRLLQQAGLTNISCDLIYSLPGQTREQWTATLQGVLSLNIPHCSLYSLTIEEHSEFGRTGKQPLDEDTEASMYFEAVQVLKQAGYQHYEISNFALAGYASRHNLHYWQYDDFYGVGLGASGKLSAYRYDNTRNFQDYFKGQWIAEKIELTREDQMFEMVMMNLRTAAGLSLIEFERIFQMPVTSVYPQAIQNGLCRGWLHLDEEHLAATDSGMALLNTILEEFLD
- a CDS encoding NAD(P)-dependent oxidoreductase: MSKIAWIGTGVMGKSMVSHLLNQGDEVTVYNRTAAKAEALREKGAQVAQTVAEAVKDADFIFTIVGFPKDVEEVYSEIFETAKPGAIAVDMTTSSPSLAVQLHTLGQQHQIRVLDAPVSGGDSGAAAGTLSIMVGGDEADFNACLPYFNKMGKSILLMGPAGSGQHTKMANQIAIAGTVSAVAEAIVYAKVNGLDPEKLLGAISKGAAGSWQMSNNGVKMLQQDYNPGFFIKHFIKDMRLAKEAAAAQNVELPVLDIVLSMYEQMQDEGEGDLGTQAIIKHYTK
- a CDS encoding GGDEF domain-containing protein, whose amino-acid sequence is MKLTKRSSGLMLLASLVFVGTICGIFVDQQRRMRQEFNTLILENLASYSASQRRQFHGIVTDAGHTLKSIAGVLSAVEVSAEEPWLDTYLATMNEGNRYYEIQYSTENEIDQWIQQGAEASTAFWQEVQTQAEVTLGFLQMEDQVYFLIAQPILRQGSHEGALWTRLEASTLPTLAMNSPVFKKVTALVVKPEGTILYSSNVDFPSTGNLLTSLSSLSLPADFIQTMKELLDQPKGEACYFQAEGRQFFYSVSPLAKDWVLINFVQTPDVLIRSDHILNSVLISGVILIAATLLLCLSLVSVLFRKRRQLDLDQQRYTMLAQFLDTILFEYDLNQDKIEFTSNADVHFGQDKRVIRQVSKNPEIKALIHLEDFPPRRRYSLQQLTEMQEQIFTASVGLRVKDGSFRQFACQYKWVFSEGELVKMIGKLTDITGHYSREQQLLKQAQRDVLTQLYNKAGEDAIEAQLKQDPRGILIMADLDNFKEINDRYGHAAGDQVLKAFADILKRLFRSEDILMRTGGDEFIMFIHGLQEPGLGKQKARQILDQVQQLHFESLPDLQLTASLGVARSPGAGTSARALIESADQAMYASKEKGKGNVTDYAEMNENCDK
- the rpsO gene encoding 30S ribosomal protein S15 codes for the protein MLSKAEKTAIIKEYARFEGDTGSVEVQVAVLTAQINRLTEHLKEHKKDYHSTRGLMMMVGRRRKFLAYLRDTDINRYRELIQRLGLRK
- a CDS encoding cation:proton antiporter — translated: MLSSLNLQPNSELGLCLAIILLSGFLLTRITKLLKLPNVTAYILTGVLLGPFCFKVIPIGVISSLGFVTDVALGFIAFGVGRYFLFHELKRNGINILILTCCEALIAAVVIIFVMIVIFRQPLAFALLLGAIGSATAPASTIMTIRQYQAKGDFVNLILQVVALDDAVSILAFSVCAAIAEALVQHSAMNIMVFIEPILTNGMAVAMGIGCGFIMHKMITEKRSDDNRLIIAVSMILIMSALCTALDVSPLLCCMAMGAAYLNLSKDIQLFDQVSSFTPPIMTIFFVVSGMNLNIPALRYVGLIGLGFFFFRIVGKLAGSWIGCSLIQAPATTRNYFGLALVPSAGVAIGLAALGQRILPGEYGTLLSTVILSTAILYEIIGPLCAKTSLILSGSIPKENLHSSHHKHSHQAAA
- a CDS encoding LysR family transcriptional regulator — translated: MIDPKIRTLLALVECGNYTKTAKQLSLTQPAITHHIKLLEEEFGIKIFYKNRRQLVPTPEGEVLIKYARRAYALSENLRQALSDVRSQVKSLTLAITPTAQNNIVPHLFAKYCNEHPNVHINIITDNINNIYSKLKMYEADLAIIEGNITAPHFTSILLDTDSLCAAVSVNHPLAKKQSVSLRELQHENFILRSQSAGTRSLFESHLISQNLSIHDFNVIMEIDSVVVIKELVASNMGVTIISKNACRSEVQKKKLVTLPIENMTMVREINMVYYREFRHPEILRDIQAIYTSTLES
- a CDS encoding LysR family transcriptional regulator; protein product: MELRQLEYFVTVVQQGSILQAANALNLSQPPLSVAMKQLEQELGTPLFYRGARRIQLTAAGERFYQRSQDILALSEDTRREISAYAQGQAGVLRLGAVSSSAASLLYPRLFRFAALHPKMRYQIDEGNTFEQLNKLAAGLVEAAIVRTPFHDPSVHVLKLDADPLAVVMRSELDCFPQDQISIRQLKDQPLIYYRRFAALLSEECEKEGFLPSPRCLNDDARTSIQWAQAGLGLAIVPYSSAGFIDLSTMHVKPLDCPRLVTQTCLIWPKKRPLSAPTALLIDFLTQDSKVEV
- a CDS encoding ABC transporter ATP-binding protein, which translates into the protein MKTIVSYFRYFKKELIFGPVFKLAEAIFELLVPLVMAQIIDIGIAQKDLTYILQRGGIIVIFALVGIVCSATCQYYAARCSQGMGTVLRKSVYHKINQLSAQQVSQFSSSSLITRLTNDVNQVQQAVAMLIRLAIRAPFLVIGSLAMAMMIDRQLALIFLAVILVIAVVLGVLMTCSSHFFKAVQRQLDRISQISQENLEGQRVIRAFSRQKLETERFDQAAQASYHASMRVGWISGLFNPATQIVINLGIVVLLYCGSFQINSGALSQGNLVALVNYMTQMFLALVVLANLFVIFTKAAASASRIEAVLKTEAQIVGGTSVFTETEDPLLELEEVSFGYSEGESAVEGISFTIHAGQTIGLIGGTGCGKSTIVQLLPRLIDPTSGIIRFCGKPLQMYSLADLRKQIRIVPQKAVLFSGTIRENLRWGNETASDEQLWQALELAQVKTFVEAMEQGLDTMLVQGGKNCSGGQRQRLCIARALVGQPQLLVLDDSTSALDYQTDARLRSGLKTLSGSQAVLIVSQRIASIRHADRILVMDQGRLVGQGTHEELLENCKFYQEIVRSQTREDQR